TTACTGGGGCGCAAATTGCTCCTTCACGGAGGTAAAGGGCTTCATTATCTGACCGAAGAAATTCAGGCAACCATTGACGAAGGCCGCAGGTCTTCCTATCCTGACATATTGAATATAGCCGCACAATTACAAACAGTTCTGGAACGGGTTGATAAAGTAACGGCTTCATTACTCACGCTTTCCCCTGAAAACAAAGAATTATTTTTGGCCGACGCCACACTCTATCTGGAGTTTTTCGGCATTGTTACAATGGGCTGGCAATGGCTGAAGCAAGCCATCCAAGCCCAAAAAAGTCTGGAACATTCGAAAATTGACGGTGACCTGAATTTTTACCGCGGGAAATTAGCCGCCGCCGATTACTTCTTTGAATATGAAGTGGTAAAGACCGTATCTCTCGCTCAACGGCTCATGAGTCATAACCGCGTTACGGTCGAAATGCAGCCCGATTGGTTCTGATTGTTTTCCGAGTTTCTATACAAACAAAAAAAAACCGTGCAGAAGGTCCGCTCGGCTTTTTGACTTTACTCAACGTTATGAAAAACTCGTTATAGGAAAACACAATTCGACATAAAAAAGCATCTGAATTTTCCTTTTTTTTGGTATATTTTTATTTATCTTTTATAAATTTTTTACTATTTTACTGACCTACCCAATGGTATGCAAAGTTAACATTTCCATTGAAATACTATACTTTTTTTTATAAATTAATAAAGAATAAATATTTATACTTCTATTCTTTAGCTATAACGCATAAAAGTACAGCAACAGGAAGTTTCAAAAACTCCTTTTTCCTGTAACATAAATAAGACTTTCACAGCGTTTGTCATCAAAAAATACCAAAGAAACAAACGAGCGATTTTCCCGCTTCCTATACACTTTCCTTACCTTTTTCTTTAAGTAGCATAAAAAAATAACCGAGCAGTAGTGCTCGGTTATTTCGGCATCAATCTCAATTAATAGAATTAACCCACCGGTATTTTCTCTAACACTTCTATAACAGGAGTAAATGCGAGGCCAAATGCATCGGCAACGGCTTTGTATACCACTTTACCATTGACTACATTCAGACCTTTTTTTAGATCTTCATTTTGAGAACAGGCCTTTTGCCAGCCTTTGTCGGCCAATTGAATGGCGTATGGAAGGGTGGCATTGGTCAATGCTAAAGTTGAGGTATAAGGCACCGCGCCCGGCATGTTGGCAACGCAGTAATGCACAATGCCGTCGATTACGTAAATCGGATTCTCGTGCGTTGTAGGTCGGCAGGTTTCAATACATCCGCCCTGATCTACGGCTACATCGACCAATACCGTTCCTTTTTTCATTAATTTCAACATATCCCGCGTCACCAGGTGAGGTGCTTTGGCCCCGGGAATCAATACCGCTCCTACGATCAGGTCTGCATTTTTTACCAAATCCCGGATATTGAATTCATTGGACATCACCGTGTCTACATTGGCCGGAAGAATATCTTCCAGATAGCGCAAACGGTTCAGGTTTATATCTACGATCGTTACGTTGGCTCCCAACCCTGCCGCCATTTTGGCCGATTGTGCCCCCACAATACCTCCGCCGAGTACCAGCACATTGGCCGGTTTCACTCCCGCTACGCCACCCAGCAAAATACCGCGTCCGCCCATGGGTTTTTCGAGGTATTTAGCCCCTTCCTGAATTGCCATGCGTCCGGCTACCTCCGACATCGGCACCAGCAAAGGCAATGAACGGTCAGGCCTTTCCACGGTTTCATACGCCAAACACACCGCATTGCTTTTCAGCATGGCGTGAGTCAGTTCTTCCGACGAAGCAAAGTGAAAGTACGTAAACAGTAATTGATTTTCTTTGATCAGTCCGTATTCTGAAGCAATAGGCTCTTTTACTTTCACGATCATTTCCGCTATACCATATACCTCTTCGATCGTGCCCAAAATCGTAGCACCTACGGCTTCGTACTCACTGTCTTCAAATCCGCTTCCCTGTCCGGCCGTCGATTGCACATATACTTTATGGCCGTTCTTGCGAAACTCTGCGGCTCCTGCCGGCGTTAAAGCTACGCGGTTTTCATTGTTTTTGATTTCCTTTGGTACGCCGATGATCATGGTCGTAATGGGCTATGTGTTGAGAGATCTATTACCTTAAAAATGTTGATTGGAATACAGCACAAAATTACAGCGCAGGAAAATATTTTCTGTTATTCAAAGATAAATAAGAAAATATTTCTTATTTTTAAATAAAAAAATTACTTATTTCTGTTTCATCCTGATTTATGGGCCGGGAAACGAAAAAAATTCGGAAATGGAACGGCCCTGAAAAAAGCACAGAATAAAACAACCGGTTTATATGTATTTGGACGAAACCGATCACCGCATTTTGCAGTTGTTACAAACAAACGCGCAATTGACGATTAAAGAGATCGCTGCCGACATCAATCTCTCCATTACACCCGTACACGACCGTATCAAAAAACTTGAACGGGAAGGGGTCATTGAGAAATATGTGACCATTTTAAACAAAAAACGCCTGGGCAAAGGGCTCACGGTTTATTGCAACGTCACGCTTGATAAACAGCAACGGGAAAATTTTCAGGAATTTAACGAAGCCATGCTTCAAATGCCTGAGGTTGTCGAATGTTGCGTGGTGTCGGGCACGTTTGACTATCTCATTAAGATCATTGCCACGGATGTGGAGAGTTATCACACTTTTTATCAGGAAAAACTAGCCACCCTCAAAGCGATTTCACACATAAGCAGTTTCTTTGTGATGTCGGAAGTAAAAAGTACGACATCGTTACCGATATAAAGCAGGAGTGAGGAGTGAGAAGTCAGCAGTGAGAATAAAGAACTCCTCGCTTCTCACTCCTGACTTCTCACTCCTAAAAAACATGCTTCTTCAGCCCATCAATAACATTGCCGAGATCTGTGCCCGCAAGGGCGTTAAAAACGTGGTGATCTCGCCCGGTTCGCGGAGTGCAGCCCTTACATTGGCTTTTGCGCGACATC
Above is a window of Runella slithyformis DSM 19594 DNA encoding:
- the ald gene encoding alanine dehydrogenase; translation: MIIGVPKEIKNNENRVALTPAGAAEFRKNGHKVYVQSTAGQGSGFEDSEYEAVGATILGTIEEVYGIAEMIVKVKEPIASEYGLIKENQLLFTYFHFASSEELTHAMLKSNAVCLAYETVERPDRSLPLLVPMSEVAGRMAIQEGAKYLEKPMGGRGILLGGVAGVKPANVLVLGGGIVGAQSAKMAAGLGANVTIVDINLNRLRYLEDILPANVDTVMSNEFNIRDLVKNADLIVGAVLIPGAKAPHLVTRDMLKLMKKGTVLVDVAVDQGGCIETCRPTTHENPIYVIDGIVHYCVANMPGAVPYTSTLALTNATLPYAIQLADKGWQKACSQNEDLKKGLNVVNGKVVYKAVADAFGLAFTPVIEVLEKIPVG
- a CDS encoding Lrp/AsnC family transcriptional regulator; this translates as MYLDETDHRILQLLQTNAQLTIKEIAADINLSITPVHDRIKKLEREGVIEKYVTILNKKRLGKGLTVYCNVTLDKQQRENFQEFNEAMLQMPEVVECCVVSGTFDYLIKIIATDVESYHTFYQEKLATLKAISHISSFFVMSEVKSTTSLPI